In Acipenser ruthenus chromosome 15, fAciRut3.2 maternal haplotype, whole genome shotgun sequence, a genomic segment contains:
- the LOC117422068 gene encoding probable peptidyl-tRNA hydrolase, whose protein sequence is MLSNLQLLVKRVHSTIAYIMRRAFISLVSKVLLYQPLNQKMSCTSVPLNPKLRRKMVVGLGNPGMGSTRHSVGMAVLGALAGRLGVAEHWRVDRQVSGELVLSEQEGVQLVLLKPRLLMNINGASVAKAAEKFKIMPEDIYLIHDELDKPLGKFAMKQGGSARGHNGVRSCMDCLKTDVMPRMRVGIGRPAGKVSVERHVLGRFSREEQELVRAVLEQSAELLLQHITASCSEGTGAQGMTLPQGGGVTVKT, encoded by the exons ATGCTGTCTAATTTGCAACTTTTGGTAAAGCGAGTTCACAGTACTATCGCATACATTATGAGACGGGCGTTTATCAGTCTTGTGAGCAAGGTCCTGCTCTATCAACCCTTGAACCAGAAAATGAGCTGTACAAGCGTCCCTTTGAACCCAAAGCTACGCCGGAAAATG GTGGTAGGGCTGGGGAACCCTGGCATGGGCAGCACGCGGCACAGCGTGGGGATGGCAGTGCTGGGGGCGCTGGCTGGCAGGCTGGGTGTGGCGGAGCACTGGCGAGTTGACAGGCAGGTATCGGGGGAGCTGGTCCTGTCCGAGCAGGAAGGGGTCCAGCTGGTGCTGCTCAAACCCCGTCTCCTCATGAACATCAATGGAGCCAGCGTGGCCAAGGCAG ctGAGAAATTTAAAATTATGCCAGAAGACATTTATCTGATTCATGATGAGCTTGACAAGCCCCTTGGGAAATTTGCAATGAAACAAGGAGGCAGTGCGAG GGGTCACAATGGAGTGCGTTCCTGTATGGACTGCCTGAAAACTGac GTGATGCCACGCATGAGGGTCGGTATTGGCAGGCCTGCAGGGAAGGTGTCGGTGGAGCGCCACGTCTTGGGCAGATTCTccagagaggagcaggagctagtGAGAGCGGTGCTGGAGCAGAGCGCAGAGCTGCTACTCCAACACATCACAGCCAGCTGCAGCGAGGGGACAGGGGCGCAAGGCATGACACTGCCACAAGGGGGCGGGGTCACTGTTAAAACATGA